A single window of Arcobacter venerupis DNA harbors:
- a CDS encoding DUF3373 domain-containing protein, with protein MKKSLIALSCVAAFASTSFASDINAEMLKQIQALKAQIDALEKKVAAQEDTQTKKIEQPAVTTIDEKRIEKIEKKLDTVSKTATAAKIQSGNDNLKWDVDFRTQVDNIQYKLADGSKAKNNALMTNRLWLGMGYKADDNSSFHGKLSYNKAFGDTADHSQSNTNPGYANFDWVTNENATDNTIKLKEAYWLYSNDTFLGTDVPWSASVGRRPSTDGLPINIRNDQKENSPLSHVVDVEFDGFSFKFDTEAVTGFTGSWFKICAGRGLTNATPRFDMFSPAYSTDDDKNVDVDLLGLIVVPYDDGQYSVHMNYARAWNLIGFDKQSLQNFNAAYKNYQQNPDMNNAYTLQTMTPSFKDVGDIDYATILFKTEGIGNGISDYLDSTIAFASFAASKTNPNEKGMLGSLESETGTSVWLGVNAPCPILPDSAKIGFEWNKGSKYWRSMTYGEDTYAGSKIAVRGQAWEVYRTQKLTDALSFGVSYVLMQYDYTGSNSFFGADGTPMTMAEAQSAGQNPVKEAQDVRAYMRYRF; from the coding sequence ATGAAAAAAAGTCTAATTGCTCTATCATGCGTAGCAGCATTTGCAAGTACATCTTTTGCTAGTGATATTAATGCAGAAATGTTAAAACAAATTCAAGCTCTAAAAGCTCAAATTGATGCTTTAGAAAAAAAAGTTGCAGCTCAAGAGGATACACAAACAAAAAAAATTGAACAACCTGCGGTAACAACTATTGATGAAAAAAGAATTGAAAAAATTGAAAAAAAACTTGATACAGTTTCAAAAACAGCAACAGCAGCAAAAATCCAAAGTGGGAATGATAATTTAAAATGGGATGTTGATTTTAGAACACAAGTTGATAATATACAATATAAACTTGCAGATGGTTCAAAAGCAAAAAACAATGCCTTAATGACTAATAGATTATGGTTAGGTATGGGATATAAAGCTGATGACAATTCATCATTTCATGGAAAATTATCTTACAACAAAGCTTTTGGAGATACTGCTGACCACTCTCAATCAAATACAAATCCTGGATATGCAAACTTTGATTGGGTTACAAATGAAAATGCAACAGATAATACAATCAAATTAAAAGAAGCATATTGGTTATACTCAAATGATACATTCCTAGGTACAGATGTTCCTTGGTCAGCATCAGTTGGTAGACGTCCATCAACAGATGGTTTACCTATAAATATAAGAAATGATCAAAAAGAAAACTCTCCGCTTTCACATGTAGTTGATGTTGAATTTGATGGATTCTCATTTAAATTTGATACTGAAGCAGTTACAGGATTTACTGGTTCTTGGTTTAAAATTTGTGCAGGTAGAGGTCTAACAAATGCAACTCCAAGATTTGATATGTTTAGCCCAGCTTACTCAACAGATGATGATAAAAATGTTGATGTTGACTTATTAGGATTAATTGTTGTTCCTTATGATGATGGACAATATTCAGTTCACATGAATTATGCAAGAGCTTGGAATTTAATTGGATTTGATAAACAATCTTTACAAAATTTTAATGCTGCATATAAAAATTACCAACAAAATCCTGATATGAACAATGCATATACTTTACAAACAATGACTCCATCATTTAAAGATGTTGGAGACATTGACTATGCAACAATTTTATTTAAAACTGAAGGAATTGGAAATGGTATTTCAGATTATTTAGATAGTACTATAGCTTTTGCTTCATTTGCAGCAAGTAAAACTAATCCAAATGAAAAAGGTATGTTAGGTTCACTGGAGTCTGAAACAGGAACATCTGTTTGGTTGGGAGTAAATGCACCTTGTCCTATTTTACCTGATAGTGCAAAAATTGGATTTGAATGGAACAAAGGTAGTAAATACTGGAGATCTATGACTTATGGTGAAGATACTTACGCAGGAAGTAAAATAGCAGTTAGAGGTCAAGCGTGGGAAGTTTATAGAACTCAAAAATTAACAGATGCTTTAAGTTTTGGAGTTAGTTATGTATTAATGCAATATGACTACACTGGTTCAAACTCATTCTTTGGAGCAGATGGAACTCCTATGACAATGGCAGAAGCTCAAAGTGCTGGACAAAATCCAGTTAAAGAAGCTCAAGATGTTAGAGCTTATATGAGATATAGATTTTAA
- a CDS encoding cytochrome C gives MKLLKIILAGALALGVASTSLSADAVKGQKLFTKFLKGPCDMTGAKFAAKHSQEEWKQINEAGKFEAEVIKICPNIKAGDLSKSVQDNIIEFSIEFANDSGNVPSC, from the coding sequence ATGAAATTATTAAAAATCATTTTGGCAGGAGCATTAGCTTTAGGTGTTGCATCAACTTCATTATCAGCAGATGCAGTAAAAGGTCAGAAGTTATTTACAAAATTTCTAAAAGGACCTTGTGATATGACTGGTGCAAAATTTGCTGCTAAACATTCACAAGAAGAGTGGAAACAGATTAATGAAGCTGGCAAATTCGAAGCAGAAGTAATCAAGATTTGTCCAAATATAAAAGCTGGTGATTTAAGTAAATCTGTGCAAGATAATATTATTGAATTTTCAATTGAGTTTGCAAATGATTCAGGGAACGTTCCTTCTTGCTAA
- a CDS encoding NFACT RNA binding domain-containing protein, whose protein sequence is MKHFLLKQIVDYLATNAQNIKLLKRIDNNIIIIEFNNRNIIYVDISKSNSTIYKCKKVLSSKKDFNAPFDVALQKRFYNSKIENIELYNDDKIINIKVNSSSSYKKLTTILQLEFTGKHTNIIILDENRVIIEALRHVDEFSSSRVVKVGIKLDEIPKQTFIPKIDEVTNIEEYLYEIYEEKEKQSLENVKKQKNSQIDKKAKKLKKTIESLPKKEELEVESNMLYEKANLILSNLHNIKPYQKSLKVFNYEGVEVDIDLEEKSSASKYSNDLFKKAKRAKQKASNISLEKDNLDEKLEFLLRLMNNINNAESIEECEFLSPKKERNQIKTKKAQLCESFYFEGFKIMLGTSERENIYLLENSKASDFWFHLKDRPSSHVIVQNSKKTIPDNVIEQAAILCAKFSVDFAGTYEVDFTQRRNVKIQSGANVLYNPYTTIVIKF, encoded by the coding sequence ATGAAACATTTTTTATTAAAACAAATAGTCGATTATTTGGCTACAAATGCCCAGAATATAAAGCTTTTAAAGAGAATAGACAATAATATTATTATAATTGAATTTAATAATAGAAATATAATCTATGTTGATATATCAAAAAGTAACAGTACAATTTACAAATGTAAGAAGGTTTTATCTTCAAAAAAAGATTTTAATGCACCATTTGATGTTGCTTTACAAAAGAGATTTTATAACTCTAAAATAGAAAATATTGAACTTTATAATGATGATAAAATAATAAATATAAAAGTCAATTCTTCATCTTCATATAAAAAATTAACAACTATTTTACAGTTGGAGTTTACAGGAAAACATACAAATATAATTATCTTAGATGAAAATAGAGTAATTATTGAAGCTCTAAGACATGTGGATGAATTTTCTTCAAGTAGAGTTGTAAAAGTTGGAATAAAACTTGATGAAATCCCAAAACAAACTTTTATCCCAAAAATTGATGAAGTAACAAATATTGAAGAGTATTTATATGAAATCTATGAAGAGAAAGAGAAACAAAGTTTAGAAAATGTAAAAAAACAAAAAAATTCTCAAATAGATAAAAAAGCAAAAAAACTAAAAAAAACTATTGAATCTTTGCCTAAAAAAGAGGAACTAGAAGTTGAATCAAATATGCTTTATGAAAAAGCAAATTTGATTCTTTCAAATTTACATAATATTAAACCTTATCAAAAAAGTTTAAAAGTTTTCAATTATGAAGGAGTTGAAGTTGATATTGATTTAGAAGAGAAATCAAGTGCTTCAAAATATTCAAATGATTTATTTAAAAAAGCAAAAAGAGCAAAACAAAAAGCTTCAAATATCTCATTAGAAAAAGATAATTTAGATGAAAAATTAGAATTTTTATTAAGACTAATGAATAATATAAATAATGCTGAATCTATTGAAGAGTGCGAATTTTTATCTCCAAAAAAAGAGAGAAATCAAATTAAAACAAAAAAAGCTCAACTTTGTGAAAGTTTTTATTTTGAAGGTTTTAAAATAATGTTAGGAACAAGTGAGAGAGAAAATATCTATTTATTAGAAAATTCAAAAGCTAGCGATTTTTGGTTTCATTTAAAAGATAGACCTTCCTCTCATGTAATTGTTCAAAATAGCAAAAAAACAATTCCAGATAATGTAATAGAGCAAGCAGCAATTTTATGCGCAAAATTTTCTGTAGATTTTGCAGGAACTTATGAAGTAGACTTTACCCAAAGAAGAAATGTAAAAATTCAATCAGGTGCAAATGTTTTATATAATCCATACACAACAATAGTTATAAAATTTTAA
- a CDS encoding complement resistance protein TraT, whose translation MIKLKSLGMSVVAATILFSGCATSELQTSSKMTQSVFINPVAKNKRLIFVSSKNTSGQNINLENSILSALQAKGYTVVEDPELATYVLMMNVLYCDKKQENNTAGGALAAGAVGAGVSGYNNGGAGQMVGVGLGAALVGGLIAKATEDTIFQMQVDILIREKANGKVYTSTASANGQASVSDSSKAGFMNGFTGNIKNANASGKLNSNMGNATAQQYETDYIEHKTMLFAEATKMNLTLAEATPILEKQISAQIAGLF comes from the coding sequence ATGATAAAATTAAAATCATTAGGAATGAGTGTTGTAGCTGCAACTATATTATTTTCAGGTTGTGCAACATCAGAATTACAAACTAGTTCAAAAATGACACAAAGTGTATTTATAAATCCAGTTGCTAAAAATAAAAGATTAATTTTTGTTTCTAGTAAAAATACAAGTGGTCAAAATATAAATCTTGAAAACAGTATCTTAAGTGCATTACAAGCCAAAGGTTATACTGTAGTTGAAGATCCAGAACTAGCAACGTATGTTTTAATGATGAATGTATTATATTGTGATAAAAAACAAGAAAATAATACAGCAGGAGGTGCACTAGCAGCAGGTGCAGTTGGTGCAGGAGTTTCTGGATATAATAATGGTGGGGCTGGACAAATGGTAGGAGTTGGCTTAGGAGCTGCTTTAGTTGGTGGACTAATTGCAAAAGCAACAGAAGACACAATTTTCCAAATGCAAGTAGATATTTTAATTAGAGAAAAAGCTAATGGAAAAGTTTACACTTCAACAGCATCAGCAAATGGACAAGCAAGTGTAAGTGATTCAAGTAAAGCTGGCTTTATGAATGGATTTACAGGAAATATAAAAAATGCAAATGCTTCAGGGAAATTAAACTCTAATATGGGCAATGCAACAGCACAACAATATGAAACAGATTATATTGAACATAAAACAATGTTATTTGCGGAAGCTACAAAAATGAATTTAACATTAGCAGAAGCAACACCTATTTTAGAAAAACAAATTTCAGCTCAAATTGCTGGATTATTTTAA
- a CDS encoding phosphatidate cytidylyltransferase, which yields MLNIINESSTRIKTGVVLFIAMLVIGYIDSYFIFWLVFGIMLMISISEAKKLFGLKSDSIYVYTSLLWIAAYFYPKPEDLVFIVAIAYASQLAYKKTLNVHMFLPLLYPTASFLFLLSLYSEYGSMTLLWLLVIVASTDIGAYFVGKSIGKTKFCETSPNKTLEGVIGGVIFAVILGALFSINEVGFINSLIISAVVSVASIFGDLFESYLKREADVKDSGSILPGHGGILDRTDGYLFGAIFMLVLLRVVI from the coding sequence ATGTTAAACATAATAAATGAGAGTTCAACTCGTATAAAAACAGGTGTTGTATTATTTATAGCAATGCTGGTAATAGGTTATATCGATTCATATTTTATATTTTGGTTAGTTTTTGGAATCATGTTAATGATTTCTATATCTGAAGCAAAAAAACTTTTTGGTCTAAAAAGTGATAGTATTTATGTATACACTTCGCTTTTATGGATAGCAGCATATTTTTATCCAAAACCAGAGGATTTAGTATTTATTGTGGCTATTGCTTACGCTTCACAGTTGGCTTATAAAAAAACACTAAATGTACATATGTTTTTACCACTTTTATATCCAACGGCATCATTTTTATTTCTTTTATCGTTATATAGTGAATATGGTTCTATGACACTTTTATGGTTATTGGTAATTGTTGCGAGTACGGATATTGGTGCTTATTTTGTAGGAAAAAGCATTGGAAAAACAAAATTTTGTGAAACAAGTCCTAATAAGACTTTAGAAGGTGTTATTGGAGGAGTTATTTTTGCAGTAATTTTAGGAGCACTTTTCTCAATAAATGAAGTTGGATTTATCAATTCTTTAATAATTTCAGCAGTTGTATCAGTTGCTTCAATTTTTGGAGATTTATTTGAAAGTTACTTGAAAAGAGAAGCTGATGTTAAAGATAGTGGCTCAATTCTTCCAGGACATGGTGGAATTTTAGATAGAACTGATGGATATTTATTTGGGGCTATTTTCATGTTAGTGTTATTAAGGGTTGTAATTTGA
- the dxr gene encoding 1-deoxy-D-xylulose-5-phosphate reductoisomerase produces the protein MILLGSTGSIGVNTLNIARKFNLKVEVLVAGRNIELLNQQIKEFKPKKVVIDREQDVSLVNHNNVSFGETAILQAIEQSKTSTVVNALVGFLGLKPTLKAIECGKNIALANKESLVVAGKFIDQTKLKPIDSEHFGLWYLLQNKKIDSMLITASGGSFRDYPLEKLQNVSIKEALAHPNWSMGNKITIDSATMTNKMFELMEAAWLFDIRKLDAIIETKSLIHAFINFTDGSTTAHIANASMQLPIAYAILGACDEQILKPVDLVEVANLEFKKIETSRYPIWEIKDEILNNLDLGVVLNAANEVAVAKFLNSEIGFLDVSKITLNAINKFNNVKPTSIEEIFEIDKEVRNYCGA, from the coding sequence TTGATACTTCTTGGAAGTACAGGCTCAATAGGTGTAAATACATTAAATATCGCACGTAAATTTAATCTCAAAGTTGAGGTTTTAGTAGCTGGAAGAAATATCGAGTTGTTAAACCAACAAATTAAAGAGTTTAAACCAAAAAAAGTTGTAATTGATAGAGAGCAAGATGTTTCTTTGGTAAATCATAACAATGTCTCTTTTGGAGAAACTGCTATTTTACAAGCAATAGAACAAAGCAAAACTTCTACTGTTGTAAATGCTTTAGTTGGATTTTTAGGTTTAAAACCAACTCTAAAAGCTATCGAGTGTGGAAAAAATATTGCTTTAGCTAATAAAGAATCTTTAGTTGTAGCTGGAAAATTTATAGACCAAACAAAACTAAAACCAATTGATAGTGAACATTTTGGACTTTGGTATTTACTCCAAAATAAAAAAATTGATTCAATGTTAATAACTGCAAGTGGTGGATCTTTTAGAGATTATCCACTTGAAAAGCTTCAAAATGTATCAATCAAAGAAGCTTTAGCTCATCCAAATTGGTCAATGGGAAATAAAATCACAATCGATAGTGCAACAATGACAAACAAAATGTTTGAATTAATGGAAGCGGCTTGGCTTTTCGATATACGAAAACTTGATGCAATTATCGAAACAAAATCACTTATTCATGCTTTTATAAATTTCACCGATGGAAGTACAACTGCACATATTGCAAATGCTTCTATGCAACTTCCAATTGCTTATGCAATACTTGGAGCTTGTGATGAACAAATTCTAAAACCAGTTGATTTAGTAGAAGTGGCAAATTTAGAGTTTAAAAAAATAGAAACTTCAAGATATCCAATTTGGGAAATTAAAGATGAGATATTAAATAATCTTGATTTAGGAGTTGTTTTAAATGCTGCAAATGAAGTTGCAGTTGCAAAATTCTTAAATTCAGAAATTGGTTTTTTAGATGTTTCAAAAATTACATTAAATGCAATAAATAAATTTAATAACGTAAAACCAACATCAATAGAAGAGATATTTGAAATAGATAAAGAAGTGAGAAATTACTGTGGGGCTTGA
- a CDS encoding DUF1566 domain-containing protein, whose translation MKYLLLVLVFLSLLDARIYRDNTKQVVLDDVTKLMWIDDISVIKNLMDHYEAEEYCNNLSFLNFSDWRLADIDEFETIVFKKNVRTNVNSAFKYNVPDGYWASTAHWRTLWYNADYMHFVSGTPYYDNRKTKKYVRCVRNY comes from the coding sequence ATGAAATACTTACTGTTAGTACTTGTTTTTTTGTCACTACTTGATGCAAGAATATACAGAGATAATACAAAACAGGTTGTTTTAGATGATGTTACAAAATTAATGTGGATTGATGATATATCTGTAATTAAGAATTTAATGGATCATTATGAAGCTGAAGAGTATTGTAACAATCTTAGTTTTTTAAATTTTTCAGATTGGCGATTGGCAGATATTGATGAATTTGAAACAATTGTATTTAAAAAGAATGTAAGAACAAATGTAAATTCTGCATTTAAATATAATGTTCCAGATGGATATTGGGCATCAACAGCTCATTGGAGAACCCTTTGGTACAATGCAGATTATATGCATTTTGTGAGTGGAACACCATACTATGATAATAGAAAAACAAAAAAATATGTACGGTGTGTTAGAAATTATTAA
- a CDS encoding RBBP9/YdeN family alpha/beta hydrolase: protein MSKRVLILHGLGGSDFPHWQAQLASDLIKENYVVSFPAFPNRENPKLEEWKDFLKKELNHFKPDMVVCHSLANILWFHTCDELDIKLDKLMLVAPVSKNTNLEVIKTFFPYPIAKDLKANEIIMAASTNDPYMSIEEAIELQSKLNIGMKIMENAGHINAASGFGKLDCALDWIKRVDECEINKEHE from the coding sequence GTGAGTAAGAGAGTTTTAATACTTCATGGTTTGGGTGGAAGTGATTTCCCCCATTGGCAAGCACAGTTAGCAAGTGATTTAATAAAAGAAAATTATGTTGTTTCTTTTCCTGCTTTTCCAAATCGTGAAAATCCAAAACTAGAAGAGTGGAAAGATTTCTTAAAAAAAGAGTTAAATCATTTTAAACCAGATATGGTAGTTTGTCACTCATTGGCAAATATTTTATGGTTTCATACATGTGATGAACTTGATATTAAGCTTGATAAATTGATGTTAGTTGCACCAGTTTCAAAAAATACAAATTTAGAAGTGATTAAAACTTTTTTCCCTTATCCAATTGCAAAAGATTTAAAAGCAAATGAGATAATAATGGCAGCTTCAACAAATGACCCATATATGAGTATTGAAGAAGCAATTGAACTTCAATCAAAACTAAATATTGGTATGAAAATCATGGAAAATGCAGGACATATAAATGCAGCTTCTGGTTTTGGAAAACTTGATTGTGCATTGGATTGGATAAAACGAGTTGATGAATGTGAAATTAATAAAGAGCATGAATGA
- the tsaD gene encoding tRNA (adenosine(37)-N6)-threonylcarbamoyltransferase complex transferase subunit TsaD — translation MILSIESSCDDSSIAITEIKTNKLIYHKKISQELQHSVYGGVVPELAARLHIEALPKILEECKEYFPKLKAIAVTNAPGLSVTLMEGVTMAKALAISLKLPLIAVNHLKGHIYSLFIEKDEILPMTILLVSGGHTQIIEANSLNDMKVVASTMDDSFGESFDKVSKMLGLGYPGGPVVQEYGLKGDENRFDLPIPLKQSPKIEFSYSGLKNAVRLEIEKLENQEGGITLQDKYHICASFQKTSVLHIMQKLKKLFKQSVPKNFAIVGGASANIHLRSQLEELCSKHNTSLYLSELKYCSDNAAMIGRVAVEQYKQNDFILINDIDVQSRIKDLIWA, via the coding sequence ATGATTTTAAGTATTGAAAGCTCTTGTGATGATAGCTCAATAGCTATCACAGAAATAAAAACAAATAAACTAATCTACCATAAAAAAATATCTCAAGAACTTCAACATAGCGTTTATGGTGGAGTTGTTCCTGAACTTGCTGCTAGGCTTCATATAGAAGCTTTGCCTAAAATCCTAGAAGAGTGTAAAGAGTATTTCCCAAAATTAAAAGCGATCGCTGTTACAAATGCACCGGGTCTTTCAGTTACTCTAATGGAAGGCGTAACAATGGCAAAAGCACTAGCTATTTCATTAAAACTTCCATTAATTGCTGTTAATCATCTAAAAGGTCATATTTATTCACTATTTATAGAAAAAGATGAAATCTTACCTATGACTATTTTATTAGTTTCAGGGGGACATACACAAATCATAGAAGCAAATAGTTTAAATGATATGAAAGTAGTTGCAAGTACTATGGATGATAGTTTTGGAGAGAGTTTTGATAAGGTTTCTAAGATGTTAGGACTTGGATATCCTGGTGGGCCAGTAGTTCAAGAGTATGGATTAAAAGGAGATGAGAATAGATTTGATTTGCCAATTCCACTAAAACAAAGTCCAAAAATCGAGTTTTCATATTCTGGATTAAAAAATGCAGTTAGACTTGAAATTGAAAAACTTGAAAATCAAGAAGGTGGAATAACTTTGCAAGACAAATATCATATTTGTGCCTCTTTTCAGAAAACTTCTGTTTTACATATTATGCAAAAACTAAAAAAATTGTTTAAACAAAGTGTTCCAAAAAACTTCGCAATTGTTGGAGGGGCAAGTGCAAATATACATTTGCGTTCACAACTTGAAGAGTTATGCTCAAAACACAATACAAGTTTGTATTTAAGTGAACTGAAATATTGTTCTGATAATGCAGCAATGATTGGAAGAGTTGCAGTTGAACAATATAAACAAAATGATTTTATATTAATAAATGATATTGATGTACAATCAAGAATCAAGGATTTAATATGGGCTTAG
- a CDS encoding translation initiation factor SUI1, with product MGLADKLAFSMGAKLDGDSFDTTKEDKKNSAKSSNEIIPKNQHQLVFTFEKRKGKPVTLVGRFNISEDDKKEVLKLLKKKLACGGAINEEWLELQGDVKEKIKTILESDGWKFRK from the coding sequence ATGGGCTTAGCAGATAAATTAGCTTTCTCAATGGGCGCAAAATTGGATGGAGATAGTTTTGATACTACAAAAGAAGATAAAAAAAACTCAGCTAAATCTTCAAATGAAATAATTCCAAAAAATCAACATCAATTGGTTTTTACCTTTGAAAAAAGAAAAGGAAAACCAGTTACGCTTGTTGGAAGATTTAATATAAGTGAAGATGATAAAAAAGAAGTATTAAAACTTTTGAAGAAAAAATTAGCTTGTGGTGGAGCCATAAATGAAGAGTGGCTTGAACTTCAAGGGGATGTAAAAGAGAAAATAAAAACTATTTTAGAAAGTGATGGTTGGAAATTTAGAAAATAA
- a CDS encoding NAD(P)H-hydrate dehydratase: MQKLFDEVNSLDKRCYEKFLLSEDLLMEHAASSMALYISENHSSYKSILIICGSGNNGADGITLARLLHTKFDVKLYLFSDAKSEMAKLQLQRAHALGVNVVDELSNADVIVDCIFGTGLNKPLNQNCENLINTLNSYESIKIACDIPSGINSLGQVESVALEADVTITMGALKTSLFTDVAKDYVGKIVVADLGIQRNLYELDSNKYLLDESDMNLPFRNKKNSHKGSFGHLNVVAGCKKGAGIIAAKAAFGFGAGLVSVVCHENLDLPYHIMQTHFISENCTAIAIGMGLGKYETQEIRRLLNKDVAKIIDADLFYDELICEVLNQEVVLTPHPKEFVSLLKLCAIADIDVSELQNNRFLYVQMFSKKYPKVVLLLKGANVIISQNEKLFVNSFGSAVLSKGGSGDVLSGLVGSLLAQGYKALDAAITASLAHAIASRNYKKNNYSLIPSHLVEEIRKL, encoded by the coding sequence ATGCAGAAATTATTTGATGAGGTTAATTCTTTAGACAAAAGATGTTACGAGAAATTTTTATTAAGTGAAGATTTACTCATGGAACATGCTGCTTCAAGTATGGCTTTATATATCAGCGAAAATCACTCTTCTTATAAATCAATTTTAATAATATGTGGAAGTGGAAATAATGGCGCAGATGGAATTACACTAGCTAGACTTCTTCACACAAAATTTGATGTAAAACTCTATTTATTTTCAGATGCAAAATCAGAGATGGCAAAACTGCAATTACAAAGAGCTCATGCATTAGGTGTAAATGTAGTTGATGAACTCTCAAATGCTGATGTTATAGTTGATTGTATATTTGGAACTGGTTTGAATAAACCATTAAATCAAAACTGTGAAAATCTAATAAATACTCTAAACTCTTATGAATCTATAAAAATAGCTTGTGATATTCCAAGTGGAATAAATAGTCTTGGACAAGTTGAATCAGTAGCTTTGGAAGCTGATGTCACAATTACAATGGGTGCTTTAAAAACTTCACTTTTTACTGATGTTGCAAAAGATTATGTTGGGAAAATTGTTGTTGCAGACTTAGGAATTCAAAGAAATCTTTATGAATTAGACTCAAATAAATATCTTTTAGATGAAAGTGATATGAACTTACCTTTTAGAAATAAAAAGAATTCTCATAAGGGAAGTTTTGGACACTTAAATGTAGTTGCTGGTTGTAAAAAAGGTGCAGGAATAATTGCTGCAAAAGCTGCTTTTGGTTTTGGTGCTGGACTTGTGAGCGTGGTTTGCCATGAAAATTTAGATTTGCCTTATCATATTATGCAAACGCATTTTATTAGTGAAAATTGTACAGCAATTGCAATTGGAATGGGTTTAGGAAAATATGAAACGCAAGAGATAAGAAGATTACTAAATAAAGATGTAGCAAAAATAATAGATGCAGATTTATTTTATGATGAGCTAATTTGCGAAGTATTAAATCAAGAAGTAGTTTTAACTCCACATCCAAAAGAGTTTGTTTCACTTTTAAAACTTTGTGCAATTGCAGATATTGATGTTAGTGAATTACAAAATAATAGATTTTTATATGTGCAAATGTTTTCTAAAAAATATCCAAAAGTAGTGCTTTTGTTAAAAGGTGCTAATGTGATCATCTCTCAAAATGAGAAATTATTTGTAAATAGTTTTGGAAGTGCAGTTTTAAGTAAAGGTGGAAGTGGAGACGTTTTAAGTGGTCTAGTTGGCTCACTTTTAGCTCAAGGCTATAAAGCCCTTGATGCAGCTATAACTGCTAGCTTAGCCCATGCAATAGCTTCAAGAAATTATAAAAAAAATAACTACTCTTTAATTCCCTCTCATTTAGTAGAGGAGATTAGAAAATTATGA
- the cutA gene encoding divalent-cation tolerance protein CutA, with the protein MNIVLIQTTCSNKDEAKKIAKALVEEKLAACVQLSEIESFYSWNNEFCCDNETLLSIKTTKENFEKIKSKIKELHSYDLPEIIQLDITNASKEYLKFIGDNTI; encoded by the coding sequence ATGAATATAGTTTTGATTCAAACAACTTGCTCAAATAAAGACGAAGCAAAAAAAATAGCAAAAGCTTTAGTTGAAGAAAAACTTGCAGCTTGCGTACAATTAAGTGAAATTGAATCTTTTTACTCTTGGAATAACGAGTTTTGTTGTGATAATGAAACACTTTTGAGTATAAAAACAACAAAAGAAAATTTTGAAAAAATCAAAAGCAAAATAAAAGAATTACATAGTTATGATTTGCCCGAAATTATTCAATTAGATATTACAAATGCAAGTAAAGAATATTTAAAATTTATAGGAGATAATACAATATGA